The Rhodocytophaga rosea genome has a segment encoding these proteins:
- a CDS encoding ELWxxDGT repeat protein, translating to MFRFLFPTSNFKFIHSGYEIPIYKTINLISRLHFSAWFLFIGWLHLSSIAFAQVQPTNYSNLTDVNGIIFFTADDTDHGNELWRSDGTAAGTYIVKDITTGSASSFPSKLINLNGTLYFIANEGETSYQLWKSDGTKAGTIKIKDVPLQLPLREYDYDRDIAYYRASTGLTHTGNLVYFTVNNAINTYELWRTDGTQAGTIKVTDVTTYDRYIEDQYNFGPFTSVGNSLFYNKPYGGLYKTDGNSQNPILIKEVISPELIKSTVNGVVYFTDFVLGQYRLWKSNGNAEGTVLVKKSISPRFSMAVGNNLFFTTDEYSPLGAELWKSDGTEAGTTLVKDIYPGIESGPNRPNHSSPLYLTNFNNALYFTANDGVHGRELWKSDGTTAGTILEKDITPGSSSSNIYNLLVANNTLFFVYNYQSLWKSDGTSNGTFAVKTSIGENRLIVDGSLINSNGTLYFTTKHQFLIGHPSELWKSDGTEAGTVKVMDVLETPSHFIVTAASRTQVHLRWSIGYGNAVIERSTSANGPFTKIESAPYDSHSYADADLQPNTTYYYRIKAVDENGASSEYVQKSTTTHPEVTSPVITLKQWDKLFTGTGGVNTAKRTTDGNYLITHSRWIWPNSYASGALLLNNNGEQTWSKEFNSDFTHSVIGTDGNFVLASSYVLVKIKSNGTELWQKTITTGSIRGIIQTADGGYLASTYLSDNTTVTAGLVKFNSNGEKLWEKTYGENSKVWLSYFKQLNYFIQTTDGGYLLANTYSSVNKAHDYGLIKFNSNGEKLWEKTYGGESDDILTTVLQTSEGGYLLGGTSTSGIGGDKTEACQDDDQDNGYGDYWVVKVSANGTKEWDKTFGGGFSEDLTAIVQSPDGGYLIGGSSSSVGTYVSNCFAYEGKRNANFWLVKITATGTKQWDKSFFGGTSQLSNSNNSDFLTVMLTTADGGYLLGGTSFSGISSSKTEGSHGTSQITCSEFGTLDLNYSSDYWMIKINGNGSREWDKTFGSFGDESLNAIFQNTDNSFTLVGHSSSTPGKDRNNNGDKTQAGNGIWLVKTKGTLPPAVTCSATGSILREKWLNVTGYSVGAIPVNTASSASAQLTSFETTSNQGDNYGERIRGYLCAPYSGSYTFYLSGDDQCELYLSSDEDPAKKVKIASVATYSGNKEWNKFPSQKSASLSLVAGKKYYIEALHKEATGGDHIAVGWQTPASTAITLIAGSYLSPFIASCSSSTQSSLVVNPSSGSTLSGTSLYLKTIPGASSYTLQVSSSANFTTGVITKTTTSKLSTGTYYASFPELVLNQKYYVRVYTNLGLCWGPVTSFTTASAAGSAYVVNPSDGATTTGTSLYLNTVSGASAYTVQVSSSANFTTGVITKTTASKLSTGTYYAVFPELILNQKYYVRVKTNLSEVWGRTTTFTRVNAVARVGAEEQEAAAFLESKVSLYPNPFESTLTLSTPRASMHYITVADNLGRTVYQTTTQGAETSLDLAHLKTGVYVVKVSTEDGSTQVLRIVKQ from the coding sequence ATGTTCAGATTTCTATTCCCCACATCTAATTTCAAATTTATTCATTCAGGCTATGAAATACCTATCTATAAAACTATTAACCTGATAAGTAGACTTCACTTTTCTGCTTGGTTTCTATTCATTGGTTGGCTCCATCTTTCTTCCATAGCTTTCGCACAAGTACAGCCTACTAACTACAGTAATCTCACTGATGTAAATGGAATAATATTTTTTACAGCTGATGATACTGATCATGGTAACGAACTATGGCGAAGTGATGGCACAGCAGCAGGCACTTATATAGTAAAGGATATTACTACTGGTTCAGCTTCTTCCTTTCCTTCTAAACTCATTAACTTGAATGGCACACTATACTTTATAGCCAATGAAGGAGAAACCAGTTACCAGTTGTGGAAAAGTGATGGCACTAAGGCAGGTACCATCAAAATAAAAGATGTCCCCTTACAGTTGCCTCTTAGGGAATATGATTATGACAGAGATATTGCCTACTACCGTGCCTCAACAGGTCTGACTCATACTGGGAACTTAGTATATTTTACTGTAAATAATGCCATTAATACATATGAATTATGGCGAACAGATGGCACACAAGCAGGCACCATCAAAGTTACGGATGTGACTACCTATGATAGATATATTGAAGATCAATATAACTTTGGCCCTTTTACAAGTGTAGGTAATTCCCTGTTTTATAATAAACCCTATGGGGGCTTATACAAAACAGATGGAAATTCGCAAAATCCCATATTAATTAAAGAAGTTATCAGCCCTGAACTAATTAAATCCACTGTGAATGGAGTGGTATATTTTACTGATTTTGTATTGGGACAATATCGGTTATGGAAAAGTAATGGTAATGCGGAAGGTACTGTTCTTGTAAAAAAATCTATAAGTCCTAGATTTAGTATGGCTGTAGGAAATAATCTTTTCTTTACTACTGATGAATATAGCCCTCTGGGAGCAGAACTTTGGAAAAGTGATGGAACTGAGGCAGGCACCACCTTAGTAAAAGATATTTATCCGGGCATAGAAAGCGGGCCTAACCGGCCTAATCATTCCAGTCCTCTTTATTTAACTAATTTTAATAACGCCTTGTATTTTACAGCCAATGATGGAGTGCATGGCAGGGAACTCTGGAAAAGTGATGGTACAACGGCAGGTACTATCTTGGAAAAAGATATAACACCTGGCAGTAGTTCTTCAAATATCTATAATTTACTGGTTGCTAATAACACCTTATTTTTTGTTTATAACTATCAAAGCCTTTGGAAAAGTGATGGAACTTCAAATGGAACATTCGCTGTAAAAACCAGTATTGGTGAAAATCGCTTGATAGTAGATGGAAGCTTAATCAACAGCAATGGTACTTTATATTTTACAACTAAGCACCAATTTTTGATTGGTCATCCTAGTGAACTATGGAAAAGTGATGGAACCGAGGCAGGTACTGTGAAAGTAATGGATGTATTAGAAACACCTAGTCATTTTATTGTTACTGCAGCCTCTCGTACGCAGGTGCATTTAAGATGGTCTATAGGTTATGGAAATGCTGTGATTGAACGATCAACTTCTGCTAATGGCCCTTTTACAAAAATTGAGTCAGCCCCATATGACTCTCATTCTTATGCAGATGCTGATCTACAGCCTAATACTACTTATTATTACCGGATAAAAGCCGTGGATGAAAATGGTGCAAGTTCAGAATATGTGCAGAAAAGCACCACCACACACCCGGAAGTAACTTCCCCTGTAATTACTCTTAAACAATGGGATAAGCTTTTTACAGGAACAGGAGGTGTCAATACGGCGAAGCGAACAACAGATGGAAACTACCTGATAACTCATTCTAGATGGATATGGCCTAACAGTTATGCTAGTGGTGCGCTACTGCTTAACAACAATGGAGAACAAACATGGTCAAAGGAATTTAATAGTGATTTTACGCATAGTGTGATTGGCACAGATGGAAATTTTGTACTAGCAAGTAGTTATGTATTAGTAAAAATCAAAAGCAATGGAACCGAGTTGTGGCAAAAAACTATTACTACTGGTAGTATCAGGGGAATTATTCAAACCGCCGATGGAGGTTACTTGGCAAGCACGTATTTGTCAGATAATACCACAGTAACAGCTGGTTTGGTAAAATTTAACAGCAATGGAGAAAAGCTGTGGGAAAAAACCTATGGAGAAAATAGTAAGGTGTGGCTTAGCTATTTTAAGCAGCTCAACTATTTTATACAAACTACAGATGGTGGCTATTTATTGGCCAATACCTATTCATCTGTTAATAAAGCCCACGATTATGGACTAATAAAATTTAACAGCAATGGAGAAAAGCTGTGGGAAAAAACCTATGGAGGTGAAAGCGATGATATCCTTACAACTGTACTACAAACCTCAGAAGGAGGCTATTTATTAGGCGGCACTTCCACTTCAGGCATTGGTGGAGATAAAACAGAAGCTTGCCAGGATGATGATCAGGATAATGGGTATGGTGATTATTGGGTTGTAAAAGTGAGTGCAAATGGGACTAAAGAATGGGATAAAACATTTGGAGGAGGTTTCTCTGAAGACTTGACAGCTATTGTGCAAAGTCCGGATGGTGGGTATCTGATAGGAGGAAGTTCCAGTTCAGTTGGCACTTATGTATCTAATTGTTTTGCCTATGAAGGTAAAAGAAATGCTAACTTCTGGCTGGTAAAAATCACTGCTACAGGTACTAAGCAATGGGATAAGTCTTTTTTTGGAGGGACAAGCCAGCTAAGCAATTCTAATAACAGCGATTTTTTAACAGTCATGCTTACAACAGCAGACGGAGGCTATCTTTTAGGTGGCACATCTTTTTCAGGAATTTCAAGCAGTAAAACAGAAGGCAGCCATGGCACTAGCCAGATAACTTGTTCCGAATTTGGTACACTGGATTTAAACTATAGCAGCGATTACTGGATGATAAAAATAAATGGCAATGGCAGTAGAGAATGGGATAAAACATTCGGCAGCTTTGGTGATGAATCCCTTAATGCAATTTTTCAAAATACTGATAATAGTTTCACATTAGTAGGACATAGTTCTTCAACTCCTGGTAAAGATAGAAATAATAATGGGGATAAAACCCAGGCAGGTAATGGCATCTGGTTAGTGAAAACCAAAGGTACACTTCCACCTGCTGTCACCTGTTCAGCTACTGGAAGTATCTTGCGGGAAAAGTGGCTCAATGTCACAGGCTATTCTGTAGGTGCCATTCCGGTTAATACTGCTTCTAGTGCTTCTGCTCAACTCACTTCCTTTGAAACTACCTCCAATCAAGGAGATAACTATGGAGAAAGAATCAGAGGCTATCTGTGTGCTCCTTATAGCGGCAGCTATACCTTCTACCTCTCCGGGGATGACCAGTGTGAACTCTACCTGTCCTCAGATGAAGATCCTGCTAAGAAAGTAAAGATTGCCTCTGTTGCTACCTATTCTGGCAATAAAGAATGGAACAAATTCCCTTCTCAGAAATCTGCTTCTCTCTCTTTGGTAGCCGGTAAAAAATACTACATCGAAGCCCTCCACAAAGAAGCAACCGGAGGAGATCACATAGCCGTCGGTTGGCAAACGCCTGCTTCTACTGCTATCACCCTGATTGCCGGCTCTTACCTTTCGCCTTTTATTGCTTCCTGCAGCAGTTCCACTCAAAGCAGCCTGGTGGTCAATCCTTCCAGTGGAAGTACTTTAAGCGGAACTAGTTTGTATCTAAAAACCATTCCGGGGGCTTCTTCCTATACTTTGCAGGTGAGTAGCTCTGCTAACTTTACTACAGGAGTCATCACCAAAACTACCACAAGCAAGCTCAGCACCGGTACCTATTATGCTTCTTTTCCTGAACTTGTACTCAATCAGAAGTATTATGTGAGAGTCTATACCAACCTTGGCTTGTGCTGGGGACCGGTCACTAGCTTTACTACCGCTTCAGCTGCAGGTAGTGCTTATGTGGTCAATCCTAGTGATGGAGCCACTACTACCGGCACTTCCCTGTATCTGAACACCGTATCCGGGGCTAGTGCCTACACAGTTCAGGTGAGTAGCTCTGCTAACTTTACTACAGGAGTGATCACTAAAACCACCGCAAGCAAGCTTAGCACCGGTACGTATTATGCTGTGTTTCCTGAACTGATCCTTAATCAGAAGTATTATGTGAGAGTGAAAACCAACCTGTCCGAGGTGTGGGGCAGAACTACCACATTTACCAGAGTGAATGCTGTTGCTAGAGTAGGGGCTGAAGAGCAAGAGGCTGCAGCATTCCTCGAAAGCAAGGTGAGTCTGTATCCTAATCCTTTTGAAAGCACCCTCACACTGAGTACCCCTAGGGCAAGCATGCACTACATCACAGTAGCGGATAACTTAGGTAGAACTGTTTATCAAACCACCACTCAAGGTGCAGAAACAAGCCTTGACCTGGCTCATCTGAAAACAGGCGTGTATGTAGTGAAAGTATCAACGGAGGATGGATCAACTCAGGTATTGAGAATAGTCAAACAGTAA
- a CDS encoding sterol desaturase family protein: MVSPGSTVSILRDFFFKSPFHTFGMAFILFLLLYFLFASAALFITRFIQSSYKLSGQESYDPAQIRKEIKYSIVSIFIFALQAIFIQVAYVQGWIHINWQINIITLVPQILILFFWNELHFYLCHRLLHVGWWFRKVHKIHHTSYHPSPFSVYSFHWIEAFLLGTVIFLPLFLYPFQYLALLSLPVMSIFLNTLGHWDYDLFPHLKPSSLLKFSYRHAMHHRKVHGNFGFLLPVFDRIFRTGIK; the protein is encoded by the coding sequence ATGGTCTCCCCTGGCAGTACTGTAAGTATTCTCCGGGACTTTTTCTTTAAAAGCCCCTTTCATACCTTTGGCATGGCGTTCATCCTGTTTTTGCTGCTGTATTTTTTATTTGCCTCGGCCGCTCTTTTTATTACCAGGTTTATCCAATCCAGTTACAAACTCAGCGGCCAGGAAAGCTACGATCCGGCACAAATAAGAAAGGAAATTAAATATTCCATTGTTTCTATTTTTATTTTTGCCTTGCAGGCTATTTTTATACAAGTGGCTTATGTACAAGGCTGGATACACATAAACTGGCAGATCAATATAATTACCCTCGTTCCGCAAATACTTATCCTTTTCTTCTGGAATGAGCTTCATTTTTACCTTTGCCACCGGTTGCTGCATGTGGGATGGTGGTTTCGGAAAGTGCATAAAATACATCATACTTCCTATCATCCTTCGCCCTTTTCGGTGTATAGTTTTCACTGGATTGAAGCATTTTTGCTGGGAACTGTTATCTTTTTACCACTGTTTCTGTATCCTTTCCAGTACCTTGCTTTGTTGTCTTTGCCGGTCATGAGTATTTTTCTCAATACCTTAGGCCACTGGGACTATGATCTGTTTCCACACCTGAAACCTTCCAGTTTACTTAAATTCAGCTACCGTCATGCCATGCACCACCGCAAGGTACACGGCAACTTCGGTTTTCTGCTGCCGGTATTCGACCGGATTTTTAGAACAGGGATTAAGTGA
- a CDS encoding YtxH domain-containing protein gives MSKYQENQNILLGFIVGAAAGLAAGILLAPDSGEVTRQTIAKKATDLKGKANDLTGQLKEKATTLKGQVGTQLNSTIKTITDKTKSVTGSVTGQNGKKAPKKPAGQSYPNSPNTDIVS, from the coding sequence ATGAGTAAATATCAAGAGAATCAGAATATTTTGTTAGGCTTTATCGTTGGTGCAGCCGCTGGTTTGGCAGCCGGTATATTGCTGGCTCCTGACTCTGGAGAAGTAACCCGCCAGACGATTGCTAAAAAGGCAACTGATCTGAAGGGCAAAGCCAATGACTTAACAGGGCAGCTAAAGGAAAAAGCTACTACCCTGAAAGGCCAGGTAGGTACTCAACTTAACAGTACAATCAAAACAATAACAGATAAGACTAAATCAGTAACTGGATCGGTTACAGGACAGAATGGTAAAAAAGCGCCTAAAAAACCTGCCGGACAGTCTTATCCTAATAGTCCCAATACTGATATTGTAAGCTAA